The proteins below are encoded in one region of Tomitella fengzijianii:
- a CDS encoding alpha/beta fold hydrolase has protein sequence MSAPVLTVAPAGVDIAYRFTRAGAAPGADPVLFIHGMGGDSRTWDAVARTARSAGRDVITVDLRGHGRSAKAPSYRFDDIAQDVIGVCDHLGLGSVDIVGHSLGALTATLVAQRRPGLARRLVLEEMPMPLRAGDPVPEVPSHRPTPAELWHALGAMARSPRGVLGFDRGLTEPAMAQFRAPNARWWAALPGLRGVPVLFLRGTRQGSMVDPALLAGMARALPGMAVHEVPCGHSIHRDRRARFEAAVLPFLDASLEPPDGGTIRRPVRQD, from the coding sequence ATGAGCGCGCCGGTACTCACGGTCGCGCCGGCGGGCGTCGACATCGCGTACCGCTTCACCCGCGCCGGGGCGGCGCCGGGCGCGGATCCGGTGCTGTTCATCCACGGAATGGGCGGTGACAGCCGGACGTGGGACGCGGTCGCCCGCACCGCCCGGTCCGCCGGCCGCGACGTGATCACGGTGGACCTGCGCGGCCATGGCCGCAGCGCGAAGGCGCCGTCGTACCGGTTCGACGACATCGCGCAGGACGTCATCGGGGTGTGCGACCACCTGGGGCTGGGGAGCGTCGACATCGTCGGGCACTCGCTGGGCGCGCTGACCGCCACGCTGGTGGCGCAGCGCCGGCCGGGCCTGGCGCGCAGGCTCGTGCTGGAGGAGATGCCGATGCCGCTGCGCGCCGGCGACCCGGTGCCGGAGGTGCCCTCCCACCGGCCCACGCCCGCAGAGTTGTGGCATGCGCTGGGTGCGATGGCCCGTAGCCCGCGCGGCGTCCTCGGCTTCGACCGGGGGCTCACGGAACCGGCGATGGCCCAGTTCCGCGCGCCGAACGCCCGATGGTGGGCCGCGCTGCCCGGCCTGCGGGGCGTGCCGGTGCTGTTCCTGCGCGGCACCCGCCAGGGCAGCATGGTCGACCCGGCCCTGCTCGCCGGGATGGCGCGGGCGCTGCCCGGGATGGCCGTGCACGAGGTGCCGTGCGGGCACAGCATCCACCGGGACCGGAGGGCCCGCTTCGAGGCCGCGGTGCTGCCGTTCCTCGACGCATCGTTGGAGCCGCCGGACGGGGGGACGATCCGGCGGCCGGTGCGGCAGGACTAG